Proteins from a genomic interval of Mesotoga infera:
- the rsxC gene encoding electron transport complex subunit RsxC, with amino-acid sequence MRLPTFRGGVHPPERKELSQDSNLRVLPLPERVYVFLANHAGIPAKPVVSVGDRVKTGQLIAESGGFISANLHSPLTGEVKEIAKYYHPTLSKPDDAIVIEKSGEEEWELLDPAKPYDQFEPEEIVQRIKSAGIVGLGGAMFPTSVKLSPPEGKKIDLLVINGAECEPYLTIDYRYMLERSEGLVSGILAIMRALKVKDAIIGIEDNKPKAIERMEEAVRSTPIKVKKLKTKYPQGAEKQLIYALTKRKVPSGGLPLDVGVVVDNIGTAYAIYEAVELGRPLVERGVTITGEGIRTPLNVVSRIGVMAEELIDHAGGAQETVERALFGGPMMGITVPKTDVPTVKGTSGITLLLKSEPLEEFPCIRCGKCTFVCPMNLQPFLLNLYGTNRLYDAQVENGLMDCIECGSCSFACPANIDLVKNFKLHKRVYRSLKGGAKK; translated from the coding sequence ATGAGGTTGCCTACCTTCAGAGGAGGGGTGCACCCGCCGGAGAGAAAAGAACTGTCTCAGGATTCTAATCTGAGAGTTCTTCCACTTCCCGAAAGGGTCTATGTATTTCTTGCGAACCACGCCGGTATTCCTGCCAAGCCTGTTGTTAGTGTCGGTGACAGGGTCAAGACCGGTCAACTAATAGCTGAGTCCGGAGGCTTCATATCTGCGAATCTTCATTCTCCTCTTACAGGCGAAGTCAAGGAGATTGCAAAGTACTATCATCCGACTCTTTCGAAACCCGACGATGCGATTGTTATAGAAAAATCAGGCGAAGAAGAGTGGGAACTGCTTGATCCTGCAAAGCCTTATGACCAGTTCGAGCCGGAAGAGATTGTCCAAAGGATAAAGTCCGCAGGCATCGTCGGGCTTGGTGGCGCAATGTTTCCAACAAGTGTCAAACTTTCCCCCCCAGAGGGGAAAAAGATCGATCTTCTCGTTATTAATGGAGCGGAGTGTGAACCTTATCTGACGATAGATTACAGGTACATGCTTGAGCGGTCCGAGGGATTGGTCAGTGGAATTCTCGCGATTATGAGAGCGCTGAAAGTGAAAGATGCGATTATTGGCATAGAAGACAATAAGCCAAAGGCCATAGAGAGAATGGAGGAGGCGGTTAGGTCTACTCCAATTAAGGTGAAGAAACTGAAAACCAAGTATCCGCAGGGCGCTGAGAAGCAACTCATCTATGCCTTGACGAAGAGAAAGGTTCCTTCTGGCGGACTTCCTCTGGATGTGGGAGTTGTGGTCGATAACATAGGCACCGCTTATGCAATCTATGAAGCCGTTGAGCTTGGCCGCCCTCTCGTCGAAAGAGGAGTTACGATTACCGGGGAGGGCATTAGAACGCCTTTGAACGTCGTCTCGAGAATCGGAGTTATGGCAGAAGAGTTAATTGATCATGCGGGGGGAGCCCAAGAAACAGTTGAGAGAGCCTTATTCGGTGGACCCATGATGGGTATCACGGTTCCCAAGACAGACGTTCCCACCGTAAAAGGCACTTCTGGGATTACTCTGTTGCTCAAGAGCGAACCTCTTGAAGAGTTCCCATGCATCAGGTGCGGCAAATGCACATTCGTCTGTCCCATGAATCTCCAACCGTTTCTGCTGAACCTCTACGGAACAAACAGATTGTACGATGCACAAGTAGAAAATGGTCTGATGGACTGTATAGAATGCGGGAGTTGTTCCTTCGCCTGTCCGGCCAATATAGATCTGGTAAAGAATTTCAAACTTCATAAGAGGGTCTATCGAAGTCTGAAGGGAGGTGCGAAGAAGTGA